One genomic region from Rosa rugosa chromosome 1, drRosRugo1.1, whole genome shotgun sequence encodes:
- the LOC133709980 gene encoding actin-related protein 6: MHQNGVVVLDNGGGLIKAGYGGERDPAAIIPNCVYRPLSSKKWLTPSPTDPIDLTSAAVRRPIDRGYLINPDLQREIWAHLFSQVLRVNPAQSSLLLTEPLFTLPSIQRAADELVFEDFNFAALYVAHAPSLAHLYEASRRPVKAQCSLVVDCGFSFTHAVPVFQNFPINYAAKRIDLGGKALTNYLKELVSYRSVNVMDETFLIDDVKEKLCFVSMNVTRDLQIAKKHGKDNAFRCTYVLPDGVTHTQGYVKDPEEAKRYLAIGDSDSLQEVAKKMDMNRVEVVDKLEERKKIDLSKNEFDLTNERFLVPEMIFHPADLGMNQAGLAECIVRAVSSCHPHLHPVLYESIILTGGSTLFPRLADRLERELRPLVPDDYQVKITPQEDPILGVWRGGSVLASSPDFEAMCVTKAEYEELGSARCRKRFF; this comes from the exons ATGCACCAAAACGGCGTCGTTGTTCTCGACAACGGCGGCGGCCTAATCAAAGCCGGGTACGGCGGCGAGCGCGACCCCGCCGCCATAATCCCCAACTGCGTCTACCGCCCTCTCTCCTCCAAGAAATGGCTCACCCCTTCCCCCACCGACCCCATCGACCTCACCTCCGCCGCCGTCCGCCGCCCCATCGACCGCGGCTACCTTATCAACCCGGACCTCCAGCGCGAGATCTGGGCCCACCTCTTCTCCCAAGTCCTCCGGGTCAACCCGGCCCAATCCTCCCTCCTCCTAACCGAGCCCCTCTTCACCCTCCCCTCCATCCAACGCGCCGCCGACGAGCTCGTCTTCGAGGACTTCAACTTCGCCGCCCTCTACGTGGCCCACGCGCCCTCCCTGGCCCACCTCTACGAGGCGAGCCGCCGGCCCGTTAAGGCCCAATGCAGCCTCGTCGTCGATTGTGGATTCTCGTTCACCCACGCCGTGCCGGTGTTCCAGAACTTTCCGATCAACTACGCCGCGAAGAGAATTGACCTGGGGGGAAAGGCGTTGACCAATTACCTCAAGGAGCTCGTTTCGTACCGCTCTGTGAATGTTATGGACGAAACGTTTCTTATTGACGATGTGAAGGAGAAGCTCTGCTTTGTCTCCATGAATGTGACTCGTGACCTCCAGATTGCAAA GAAGCATGGAAAGGACAATGCTTTCAGGTGCACATATGTGTTGCCTGATGGTGTTACGCATACACAAGGGTATGTTAAAGACCCAGAAGAGGCAAAGAGGTACTTGGCCATAGGAGACAGTGATTCGCTTCAAGAAGTGGCCAAGAAGATGGATATGAATCGGGTTGAAGTTGTGGACAAGTTGGAGGAGCGAAAGAAGATTGATTTGAGCAAGAAT GAATTCGACTTGACAAATGAAAGGTTCCTTGTGCCGGAGATGATCTTCCATCCTGCTGATTTGG GAATGAATCAGGCTGGACTAGCGGAATGCATTGTTCGAGCTGTCAGTTCATGCCATCCTCATCTTCACCCTGTACTTTATGAAAG CATCATTTTAACTGGCGGAAGCACATTGTTTCCTCGACTTGCTGATAGACT agagagagagctgcggCCTCTTGTTCCTGATGACTATCAAGTGAAGATAACTCCCCAAGAAGA CCCCATACTAGGTGTTTGGCGAGGGGGATCAGTTTTGGCATCAAGTCCTGATTTTGAAGCAATGTGTGTTACCAAGGCTGAGTATGAGGAGCTTGGATCTGCTCGATGTCGGAAGAGATTCTTTTAA
- the LOC133709975 gene encoding probable clathrin assembly protein At4g32285 has protein sequence MSTSTIRKAIGAVKDQTSISLAKVAGTIAPDLEVLVVKATTHDEDPADEKYIREIVGLTSHSRGYVTAAVATISKRLSKTHDWIVALKALMLVHRLLIDGHALFEEEVVYAARRGMRVLNMAEFRDEAHSNSWDHAGFVRCYGMYLDEKAEFEVAERKSRGVDNRFEEKESEFEYGMRRARSSESLERKEGKNSTPLREMRPERVLGRLNDLLRVLDRVLGCRPAGMAKTSRLVIVALYGVVKESFRLYVEICEALGVLLDRFGEMEYGDCVKAFDVYVNAAKVIDELLLFYNWCKDMGIARTSEYPEVLRITDKLLGTLEGYLKEKTNRPKSTPEREERVYVDEEVKQNVNVNVNEIKALPAPESFTPSPPPPAPVAQPKPASQPQRVTDELVNLRDDGVTVDEQGNKLALALFSGPPTTATTNPNGSWEAFDSNGEPEVTSAWQTPAADSGKADWELALVETASNLSKQKADLAGGFDPLLLNGMYDQGTVRQHVSTSQLSGGSASSVAMPLPPGKGSTPVLALPAPDGTVQAVGQQDPFAASLTVPPPSYVQIADMERKQHLLTQEQLLWQQYGKDGMQGQVSLAKLSGGSGYYGPQPMMPYGMPQPGGYYYAPY, from the coding sequence ATGTCAACGAGCACCATTCGCAAGGCGATCGGTGCCGTGAAGGATCAGACCAGCATTAGCCTGGCGAAGGTGGCCGGCACGATCGCGCCGGACTTGGAAGTTCTGGTGGTGAAGGCCACCACCCACGACGAGGACCCGGCCGACGAGAAGTACATCCGGGAGATCGTCGGCCTGACGTCACACTCGCGCGGGTACGTGACGGCGGCGGTGGCGACGATTTCGAAGCGGCTGAGCAAAACCCACGACTGGATTGTGGCGCTGAAGGCTCTGATGCTGGTGCACAGGCTGCTGATCGACGGCCACGCGCTGTTCGAGGAGGAGGTTGTGTACGCGGCGAGGAGGGGGATGAGGGTTTTGAACATGGCGGAGTTTCGGGACGAGGCGCATTCGAATTCGTGGGATCATGCTGGGTTTGTGAGGTGTTATGGTATGTATTTGGATGAGAAGGCGGAGTTTGAGGTGGCGGAGAGGAAGTCGAGGGGTGTGGATAATAGATTTGAGGAGAAGGAGAGTGAGTTTGAGTATGGAATGAGGCGTGCGAGGTCGAGTGAGTCATTGGAGAGAAAAGAGGGCAAGAATAGTACTCCGCTTAGGGAAATGAGGCCGGAGAGAGTGTTGGGAAGGTTGAATGATTTGTTGAGGGTTCTCGACAGAGTTTTGGGTTGTAGGCCGGCGGGTATGGCCAAGACTAGTAGGTTGGTGATTGTTGCGCTTTATGGGGTTGTGAAGGAGAGTTTTAGGCTGTATGTGGAGATATGTGAGGCGTTGGGGGTTTTGTTGGATAGGTTTGGGGAGATGGAGTACGGGGATTGTGTCAAGGCGTTTGATGTTTATGTTAATGCGGCGAAGGTGATTGATGAGCTGTTGTTGTTTTATAATTGGTGCAAGGATATGGGGATTGCGAGGACGTCTGAGTACCCGGAGGTGCTGAGAATAACTGATAAGCTTTTGGGGACACTTGAGGGTTACTTGAAGGAGAAGACAAATAGGCCAAAGAGTACACCTGAGAGGGAGGAGagggtttatgttgatgaggaGGTGAAACAGaatgtgaatgtgaatgtgaatgAGATCAAGGCTCTTCCTGCACCGGAGAGTTTCACTCCTAGTCCTCCTCCGCCAGCACCTGTTGCGCAGCCTAAGCCGGCTTCACAGCCTCAGAGGGTGACTGATGAGTTGGTGAATTTGAGGGATGATGGAGTTACAGTTGATGAGCAAGGAAACAAGTTGGCTTTGGCATTGTTCTCTGGACCTCCTACTACTGCTACTACTAATCCAAATGGGTCCTGGGAAGCGTTTGATTCAAATGGAGAGCCTGAAGTGACCTCAGCGTGGCAGACGCCGGCTGCTGACAGCGGTAAAGCAGATTGGGAGTTGGCATTGGTTGAAACAGCTAGTAATCTGTCGAAGCAGAAGGCTGATTTGGCTGGTGGTTTTGATCCTCTGCTATTGAATGGAATGTATGATCAAGGGACGGTGAGGCAGCATGTGAGCACCTCACAATTGAGTGGTGGGAGTGCAAGTAGTGTGGCAATGCCCTTGCCACCAGGCAAGGGTTCTACGCCGGTGTTGGCCCTGCCTGCACCGGATGGGACAGTGCAAGCTGTGGGACAGCAAGATCCTTTCGCTGCCTCCCTTACTGTACCACCTCCTTCATATGTTCAAATAGCCGACATGGAGAGGAAGCAACACTTGCTTACGCAGGAACAGCTTCTTTGGCAgcaatatggaaaagatgggaTGCAAGGGCAAGTGAGTTTGGCCAAGCTTTCCGGCGGGTCTGGTTACTATGGTCCTCAACCAATGATGCCTTATGGGATGCCGCAGCCAGGAGGTTACTACTATGCGCCCTATTAA
- the LOC133726889 gene encoding heterogeneous nuclear ribonucleoprotein 1-like — protein sequence MQISYTVYEKTLAFVSFGAAMDAKQDRKIFVGGITGEVDEDILEEHFSRYGVVEECVIVLDKITRQPREFGFVTFTDPLVAKRVLEENHTIFGKKIDVRPSEPKRERNQIYQEEQHVQHQGYIPKKIFVGGLPHDLTEDEFRDYFAKFGAIDDGIIIYDKESNTPKGFGFITFESDDSVVDVLHKQKNKLHELKDKHVEVMRALPEVKKNWHGMWRWLQFDDLAFGIDRFFCYSCGGAYGYGHFQGCLYWPNPYHGVWNIIRVIHANWIGGEVVDQSAWNGYSDQNKLTHFKVSLNVFTASY from the exons atGCAGATATCTTACACCGTTTACGAGAAAACATTGGCTTTCGTGAGTTTTGGGGCTGCCATGGACGCAAAGCAAGACAGAAAGATATTTGTGGGTGGGATAACAGGGGAGGTTGATGAAGATATCTTGGAAGAACACTTCAGTAGATATGGGGTGGTAGAAGAGTGTGTGATCGTTTTGGATAAAATCACTCGTCAACCTAGAGAGTTTGGTTTTGTTACCTTCACTGACCCGTTAGTGGCTAAGAGAGTACTGGAAGAAAACCACACCATCTTTGGCAAGAAG ATTGATGTAAGGCCTTCGGAACCAAAGCGTGAGAGAAACCAAATTTATCAAGAAGAGCAACATGTTCAACATCAAGGTTACATCCCTAAAAAGATTTTTGTGGGAGGTTTACCACATGATCTAACTGAAGATGAATTCAGAGACTACTTTGCTAAGTTTGGTGCAATTGATGATGGAATCATAATATATGACAAGGAAAGCAACACACCTAAAGGTTTCGGATTCATTACTTTTGAATCTGATGATTCTGTTGTCGATGTCTTGcataaacagaaaaacaaaCTTCATGAACTGAAAGATAAGCATGTGGAGGTAATGAGAGCTCTTCCTGAAGTTAAGAAGAACTGGCATGGTATGTGGAGATGGCTTCAATTTGACGATCTTGCTTTCGGTATTGATCGTTTTTTTTGCTATAGTTGTGGAGGTGCTTACGGTTATGGACACTTTCAAGGGTGTTTATATTGGCCAAATCCGTATCATGGGGTTTGGAATATTATTAGGGTTATCCATGCTAATTGGATTGGTGGTGAAGTAGTTGATCAAAGTGCTTGGAATGGTTATTCTGATCAAAACAAACTTACTCAT TTCAAAGTCTCGTTGAATGTTTTCACAGCAAGTTACTAA